One region of Corvus moneduloides isolate bCorMon1 chromosome 33, bCorMon1.pri, whole genome shotgun sequence genomic DNA includes:
- the LOC116437161 gene encoding olfactory receptor 14J1-like, whose product MSNSSSISHFLLLALADTRQLQLLHFCLFLGISLAALLGNGLIISAGACGQHLHSPMFFFLLSLALTDLGSICTTVPKAMHNSLWGTSHISYSACAAQVFFFLFFLSAELALLTIMCYERYVSICKALHYGTLLGSRACAHMAAAAWASAFLYALMHTANTFSLPLGQGNALGQFFCEIPHILKLSCSKSYLRELGLLAISVCLLFGCFVFIVFSYVQIFRAVLRIPSEQGRHKAFSTCLPHLAMLSLFLSTAMFAHLKPPSISSPSLSLVVSVLYLMVPPALNSLIYSLRNQELRDALRKMVTGFFQQQ is encoded by the coding sequence ATGTccaacagcagctccatcagccacTTCCTCCTGCTGGCATTGGCAGACACgcggcagctgcagctcctgcacttctGCCTCTTCCTGGGCATCTCCCTGGCTGCCCTCCTGGGCAACGGCCTCATCATCAGCGCCGGAGCCTGCGGccagcacctgcacagccccatgttcttcttcctgctcagcctggccctCACCGACCTGGGCTCCATCTGCACCACTGTCCCCAAGGCCATGCACAATTCCCTCTGGGGCACCAGCCACATCTCCTACTCAGCATGTGCTGCTCAGGTgttcttctttctgttcttcctctcaGCAGAGCTTGCCCTCCTCACCATCATGTGCTACGAGCGCTACGTGTCCATCTGCAAAGCCCTGCACTACGGGAccctcctgggcagcagagcttgtgctcacatggcagcagctgcctgggccaGTGCCTTTCTCTACGCTCTCATGCACACGGCCAATAcattttccctgcccctgggccAGGGCAATGCCCTGGGCCAGTTCTTCTGTGAAATCCCACACATCCTCAAGCTCTCCTGCTCCAAATCCTACCTCAGGGAACTTGGGCTCCTTGCCATTAGTGTCTGTTTGCTCTTTGGCTGTTTTGTGTTCATTGTTTTCTCCTATGTGCAGATCTTCAGGGCCGTGCTGAGGATCCCCTCTGAGCAGGGCCGGCACAAAGCCTTTTCCACGTGCCTCCCTCACCTGGCCATGCTCTCTCTGTtcctcagcactgccatgttTGCCCACCTGAAGCCCCCCTCCATCTCGTCCCCATCCCTGAGTCTGGTGGTGTCAGTTCTGTACTTGATGGTGCCTCCAGCCCTGAACTCCCTCATCTACAGCCTGAGGAACCAGGAGCTCAGGGATGCCCTGAGGAAAATGGTGACTGGATTTTTTCAGCAGCAATGA